The genomic interval GTGCATCACCTTTCTGCGACATGCCGCCGTCGGATGCCCTGCACAGTGTGTCGTCTTCCGGTCCCACAGTTGCCGCAGAAAGTGCACCTGGTCCCGCTAGCGCGCCTTGCCTCTCAATTCCACCGTGGACTCGCGGctcacagaaagagacggaacgAGCACCAGCGGAAAGGACGGAGCCCGCTGCAGCAAGCGCCCCAGGAACCACCGGAACGGCCCCACCAACAGGTGCACTCCCCTGGTAAGACGGCAAACCCCCTCGAGATTCAGATCCGGTCGACTGACCCGCTTCACTTGTGTCGCGAGAGGCTCCGAATGCCCCTGGTGTACTCACTGCAGTTGTTGTGGAAGGCATCCGAATAAACGGGACGTTCAGTGTCCCGCATTTCACGCCTCCGAAAGGTGTCCCTCCAACAGGTGTGCTGCTCACACTGGTGGTTCCAGGAGTTGTTCCCGATGAAAGGGAGTaagaaaggaagagctgCCCAGAAGGCGTCACTTGCGCACGGAGCGAAGGGGCCGCGTTACCTCCTCCAGACACGCCCGGCAGATTCTGAAGGAGGAACCCTGGCGAAGTGTTGATGGCCAAACCGTTGGTTGCCTGCGACTGAGAAGAACCAAAGACATTTGCGGCCGGGTCGCCCGTGGGGGACGAAGGCAACGGAAAGGCAGCAGAACAGGCAGGATTCTGGCCACTTACAGAGCCGGTCAACTGGGAAAGAGACACGTTGCCTCCTCCGGCGACAAACATGGGCGAGGCCACACATGTCCCTGTCTGCTGTGAGAGTACTGTggaggacgaaggaagagacagattGGTAAAGAGGGCCACGTTACTCGGATGGAGCTGCAGTTGCTGAAGCTGGAGAGGTGTGAAAGAAATGGCGAGGGGCAGAGAGGGTGCGCCCGCGGGAAGGGTCGCacacgacgacgaagagaacacCGAAAGGCCCTGCTTGGTTCCGCCCACTTCTCCGGAGGTGCCTGAGACAGTTCCTGCACTGCCAGATGGCCTCTCatctttctcgctgcttcccgGGGGCACGGACGTCTTCAGGCCGTCTCCCGATGAAGCCGATGGCGTTTCttgagagacaggcgcgccTCCTGGCTGCGATACAGGGACACTGGCAGACGAGGAAATACTGACAGCCCCGCTGCCTCGCTGTGTATTCAGTGGCCGCGACGGCGGCGCCCCATCCAcggaagacacaggaaaaaTGGTTCCTTGTCCTGTCAGGTCTGTCGGGCTGACCGGAGCAAGTGCGCCCGACGGAGGGCCAGCCACAGGCAATGCAAGAGATGTGGGGTGAACAACAGAGAGGTGCGAACGCGGCTGACATGATAATTGCCTTAACATAGCCGCAGGCTGCCCTGCACCAGCGATCCCAGGTGACCCGTTTGCGTGAAGGCTAGTAAGAATGGGATTGGCGACACATGCTGAGGCGACACTTCCCGGTCCTCCGCCTTGTTTCGCAAGATTCGGTGTTAGCAAGCCCATCGTTTGAGAGAGATCCTGCTGCTTCGCATCGTCAAACAAGCGGCAAACGGCCGCGTTTGTGGAACCTAAACACCCCTCTTCGCTGCAAGATGCCACGGACGGCAGGCCGGAAGAAACAGGCACAGATGCCTCCATCGGACCCGCAccacttttctctcttttgctctcTAGTAGCATCATGCCTTCCGAGACATGGGCTTGACTGATCCCTTGGTCCAAAGATGAAGACGATCCCGTATTCGACGCCGCTGTACCAATGACGGAGTCCTGAAGAGAGGAATGGATGCTTCGTCCCTCTCCGAAGACACCGTCCCCTGACACTGACCTCTCCGCTGTTTCCGTGTCTCGGTTGATTCCTGCCTGGATGGCCGCTGCCGCTCCCCGTGTTGTCATTCTTCCGCTTTGCGACAGTATCCCTTCTGCGACTAACACGGCCGATCCAGACAAAGCGCGCTGACTCGAAGATACCTCGGAAACCGCTTGGGCCAAACCGGCAGCTGAGCCCTCGCCCGCAGAAGCGTGGAGATATCCGGCTTCGCTTTGAAAAGGATTCGACAACGGCGgatgaggaagagggagCGATGGTGAAACACCAAACGAGGAAGATATTTCGTGGCCTTGAGGGGATGCAAGTGGAGGGACAGACGAGACCGCGGAAGAAGCGGGTGAAACAGGGACCTCCCCAGACAAGAGTTGAGCATCATGATGATGGAGCGAGAGCGAGCCCACTGGAAgatcttctcctctccagtcGCGTCTCCCTGTAAATCCAGGGTAGCGGAAAAGCCGCAGTCCGTGATCTGGATGAGAAAGCGCAGCAGGCGTACCGCCTGATCGAGAGAAGCTTTGCTTGCCATACGGTTGAGGGAAGAAGCTACTCAAACGAGCTGACAGAGAAGCTGTCACTGTCCCTGAACCGCGTCCCACAATGGGCGTGCTAcatcgcctctctgtctcccctaAACTCccagagcgaagacgagagaggggCGCAAGCCCCAGACGCTCGGCAGCAAAAGCCGACGAGGAAAGGGTCCTCGGTTGATGTCCCACACGAACCCTCTCCAACGCCATCGCGTCCTGGGGTGGTTCAAAGATAGCCTCTGGAAACGCAGGCGTCAAGCAGAAGTCATGCGCCTCTTTGGAAGATATAAACAGACGGTCTAATGCCTCGTAGACGGTATCCAGTGCACGGCCCAGAGACCGCGGTCCATCCTGCTTCACGAGCTCAGTGATTGGACTGACGTGCCGTTCCCCGTCGCTTTGTAGCGGGGCAAACGCAGAACAGCGTTGACCATCGAGGCCTTCTCctgaaaacggagaagaaccgaTAACGTCGTTTTCATCACTGAGCGACGGTGACGGCGAGCGGGTGCTACTCGATCTTCTCCGCTGAGAGGCAGATGCCAACTCTTTCGCGtgtcctctgcttccccgGCTCCACTTTCTCGCGGAAGCAGCTCCGCGCTCGAACCCACGCAATGCGTGATCATCTTGTTGTCCGTGTTCATCGCCCATCAGACTGTCCAggtttcctttctgttcttcctccaccTCTTTGTCAGAAGAAAGATTCTTCAAGAGAACCCACTCCGCCAAGTGTGGCACTGCAGGTGTATGAGTCAGCGGCAGGCccaggcgagaaaaaagcggcTCGAAAATCTCTCGATAGGGGCCGAGATCGCTGTCAGTCTTTGCGTTTCGAATCTGAAAGATATGAAATGAGAACGCGTGTGACCGAGTGGTCGAGCGCCAGAAAGATGCTCGAAGTTTAACCAAACCCGTAAGCAGTTGGACGTACACCTCAGCCTGTTGCGCGACTGTGCAGGGAAAGGCAGATGCATGAGGACGAAATAGTTCGAATGCACTGGTCAAATCATTTAGCCTCGCTTCGCCCTCGCTCCCTGGGACCCTCTGAGAACCACAGGAGCTGGCTAAACAGGGGAACATGGTAGCCGTCTTGTCtacagagaaagggaacCCCAGCCGTGATGCAGCTTGCCGTTCTCCGCAAGCAGCAACCACACAGGCCCCATGCGCAGCAGCGCAGACTTCTCCCGTGTGTTGTGCACTTGCGGGCAACGTTGGCACCGACGAATCGCAAGAGTCATTTCTCCTCAACAGAGAGTCGGGTGTGCACGAACAAGCTGAGACATCGCTTGCCGTCTCTGAACGAACGAGAGACGCCTTTTCGGTTCGAAGCTGCAACTGAAGATCAGATGAAACGGGGGAAGGGTGCGTGTCCCCCGATAAAGAAGAGATGCTTGCagaaactttgtcttcggAAGGGtcgtcttccttgtctccatTGCTCCCGACTCGCGGCGTCGTTTCGTGTTCAGGAACGTCGCCATCACAGCGAGACGAGGTACGTCCGTGTACACGCGTGTCCGATGCCACCTCAGAGACCGATCCAGGGCGCACTCCACCGGAAGGCTGCTCTAATGTCACGGATCGACCAGAGTCACATGCTGACTGCAGGCTTCGCGAGGAAGTGCCGAGCGAAGAATCCTGAGAGGGAGAcgatgaagagaaagaagatgcaaGCGGTTGACAAAGAGACGAGGACACCGGGGATGGGGGCACTGGCAACGTGGAAGCGGCCCGACTCGCGCGAAGAACTGAGCCGTCTGTCGGTGAGCCTGAAAGAGCCTGGGCAGTCGAAGGTGATGAGGaatgaagagacgaaaaaacaaggGACGGCGAACACGACTTCGCGGTCCAATCCTGCGAGTCCCCAGTCCCGTCACATCTGACAGAACCAGACGATGCGGTATGTGTTCCAGCACAGTCTCGCTGACACTGCGGACGCATAGAACAAGATGAAGACGTTGAGCTCCGGTCGCACCCTGAATCTGCAGCATGTGCCCTGTCCTCGGAGTCCCGGTCGGCGATTAGAGAAGAATCAAGGACAGCCCGCTGGGGCCCGGACACCGGCGAAGACGCCTGCTGGTCACGGGCAGtggcagaagaagctggagatGATTGAGACGTGGAGACCGCAGTCAGTGTACGGGGAGAGGGGGAACAAACGGCcacaggagaagaggaaggagaagccgaagaaggaTAATacgacggaagagaagacaaacacGGTGCAGATGACGGGGACGAGGCGGACGTCAAATCGATACACAATGAGGGTGACGCAGTTGAACACGAAAAATGTTGTGCGCATTGGGTGACGGACGCACTcgggaagggagagacgggagacgaTGGACGGGGCTGGGATCGCGGCAGTGAGACCCAGGAAGAATCCTTCTCAAACAAATTCTCCTTTCCTTGGCCATTGGCCTGCGCGTAAGGACGGCAAAAACAGAATAAGCAACATCGTGACACAAGTCTGCCTAACCAACCCAACGAGACTCACAAAACGCCTTGTTCACGTTCAAACTAAAGTGGCCAACACGCCGCCGTCAAAGAACAGTTGTGGCCTCTGTGACCTGTTATCTAGTGAACTCCTAGGGCAGATTCTGTTCCATCATTTTCAACGAAGCGAGAAGCAACTGTCATCTACACGACCGACTTCGGTTGAAACAGGGAGCACACACGGCGGTGAGAAAGGTTTGTCGTCTTCGCACGCCAAGATACAACTACGAGAAACCCACGAGCCCCCAACGAACACAAAACTTACCTTTGCGGCACAGTCCTCCTGTTTGGAGCACGCCGCCGACATGTGGGTCGGGAGATCGGGCGGTAGGGTCCCTCCTGGTTTACAAAGTAGTGGAACATTCTGTAGTTCTCCGCCCGCCTCAGCACTGAGGCAGGACACACTCTTTCGTCCtcgcccttcttctctcatcgCTGTCCCGCTGACTGAACCTTCAGAAGACGGCTCTTCTGTCAAGGATGACGAACGACAAGCCAGTTCCCCAACATAAATGCAGGaactcgtttcctcctccgAGCGCGCTGACTCCGTCCTGCACAAACTCCCGCTGCTGCCTGTCTTGGCAGCTGTCGCCACCTCTTGTGGCTTTTTCACGAGCAGCATTTCGCGAGTTTTTCACGAAACAAATTTACGGGGACGCCAGATACGCGGGTCGGAGTCAAAATCAGCGCCTGTAGCTGGATGATGCAGCACAACACGGCTGGATGCAAGATGCGACTTCAGCAGACAGTGGCGTTCTGCCCAGTCgcaaacgacgaagaagaatcACTAATCCCGAGAGAGAACAATTGCTGAAGACATGCCGAGCAATTGTGGAAAGTGAAACGGTGAAACGCGAGGCAGACACACGGTCCAAATGCACTGGCGTGCGGCAATGCATTCCGATTCTCTTGGTCTGCTACACGACGCTGACGACGACAGGTTCGTCACTACGACGGGAAACCGACTTGGACACGGCAAGGGATTCCTGGAAACAGCGACATATAGTGAAGAAAACCTTTCTTCCTTGAAATGCGCTCCAGGTGAAACGACACAGTTGACAAAAACACGTGACGAGCAGAACGCTAACACGCACACACCGTGGTGGTGCAAGGTAGCAGGTTACACTTAAAAGTGCAGCTGGTATCTTGGTACCTCTCCAGCTCCTTCAACCAGCTGGTGCAAAGGTTACAACATGCAGAAATTCACTTCCGCAAAAAGCTGGGACACGAGAAAATATACCGGAGTGTACGTCAGAGCCATGCTACACGCGAATGAAAAAGGTTCCGAGTACACGTATATGCCGATTATACAGCAGATCCAAGCTAAAGCTGATGACTCTCCTTACGAGCTTTCGCGGCAAATAATGTACGTTGACCAGAAGCTGCAAAACACACAAAAGCTCGTTTCTTACGCTACTGATACTTCACGACACTTACAACGGTTGACGACGTAACGGCGGGCGACAAACAGCTACTGAAAAGGTCTgggcgaaaaaaaaactctAGAAGAAGTACACTAGGTAATACCACGGACATCAGTATCTTCACACGGCAATCATTAGATCGTCTGTTGCCACACATCTCGCCGACCCGCCACAGCGCAGGACGCGGGACATCCCAgtcaaaaaagagaaaaaacaagttAGGTTCCCTGCGTCAATGCTGGGGAAGAAATGTCGAACAGAGAACCAGCAAATGAGCAAAGGCAATCCAGCAGCAATCTCTTCACtaaagagacacacagaaacaacgGAATCTTGGAAGCAAATGCCGCCGACGGAAGCACACGCACGAAGTAGAGCAAAAATTGGCGGGGCTCCGGTAACCTTGCAACAAGAGACccggcagagaggaaaataCTCGTTTCAGGGGAGAAAGGTCACTAGAAAAAGTAACTTACCAACAGTTTTCACACCACGGAAGGGGATACCGTAAAGAAGACGCACGCGTCGCCAAAAACTGTTTTTCCCGGATCAAGAGAGGACCCCGAAGACAAGTGGGAAACAGCTGAAACATCTTGCACGCAACTTGAGAAGTCGAGTGGACGCAGTACACAGTTTATTTCCCTCTAAAACACACCCGTTCCGGTGTCACAACATTCAACGACGGAGCAGTTGGGAAGTAGTTGCTCTGAAATATCTGGAGAATGTGGCTTTTTATTCTCAGGGGTCGCAGttgaggaggagacgcgtcACAGGGAACCGAAAGTAGAAAATCACGCTCAGCTGCGTTTTGCTTCCCTGGTGGAGCCTCACTTGCGGGAAGTTGCCACTATTTATTACTTGTGTAAGTCGTTTTCAAAAGAGTATTCTAAACTTGATTTCAACGGAAGCGACAAAGTTTTACCAGGAGACATTTCTAGCAACAAAATTGGGTAATAGGATGGCACACGCCACCCGGTTTACAGGCGTTCTGCTCCCGGCGACATTTCGCGTACGTCTTCGTTGTGAACGGGGAGCAACAAGAACTAGACGAGTAACGCCTGTGAATGTTTTGCGCCTCACTGAGGAATGTTTCTTTTACACTCTCTTTCCATGTTGGAAATTGATCTTGGAGCAAGTTGTGCCCCTCATTTGGTTTCCTAATGTTTCCCCTTCCTCAGCATACAACGTTGCCGTCATGCAGGAACATGTATAGCAACGCAAGCCGGAACATCGGATGCAGTAGCAGTTGAGTCAACAGAGCTACCCTCCGGAACAACGAAGCTGCTTCAGAACGCATTGTGTCTCATTGCTGTTGCGAGCAGGTCAGAGCCACATATGCAGAAGATGGAGTCTTTCTGCGTGTCTTCATGTGCACCAGGCAGAGCTGAATATAGGGTTTGTTACTGTAAAGTCAACATGAACGCCTGTCACCTTAGAGCACCATGTCCCGGAGGAATGCCGTCACTGTTTGTTGTGAGTTGTCATCGGAGAAAAAATGCAAATGCAAAAGGCAACGGTCACATAACTTAAATATAGTGGTACCACGGTTAGCGTGGGATATTGGCGCCTATGGTTGTTTTGGTAGATGGAAATAAAATCATGTAGACTTTCCGAAACGACGAATACAGATGAGACATTTTGTGTCTTCAATGTAGCCATTTTCATCAATGGAAATACCTCCGATAAATcaacgcgttcttctctggccATTTGCCATTTTCTCGGGTTCCCAGATGCTGGTTGGAGGCAGGATGGGGTAGACTCCAGCACTCACTTCACTGCACAAGAAAAGAGGTTCATATGAAACCGGCTTTGCCGTTAGGGAGTCTCTCCTCCATCTTCCTAAACGCGCAAGACTGATTGCCGCATAGGAAGATCGCAACGAGGGACAGACGTGGCGTGGCGTCGTTAGTGGAAGCCATCTCCGGTCACAGGTGGTCCATGTCCCATGCAGCCGTGTATCAGATAGTGCGTTGTATTCGATGCACCTCACGAAACCTTCAACTAGGCGAGTAGCCAAATACGCGTGGAAGCCAAAGCATTCTACAGTATTCATGCTCATCGCAAGCTCTGTGACTGGAAGCGCGTAGTGCAGAGAGACTGTCCGTGTTTTTGCAAGCAACTCTTAGTTTTCCAACAGCAGGAATTTCCCACTAGCGCTACAGGAAGATCACAGCTTCTCGGTTAATGAAAAAACACAATTATCGATACTGGTTTGTGCAGCCGGGACACATCGTAGTATTGCGTTTATAGCTGGAGTAGCCATGCTGGATCTTTGGTACCAGAAGTTATGTACAACGTTGGTAAGAGCTACTGTTTCAAGACCGAATGCAACAGTTGCAATAGCTGTGCCAGTCTTCCGCACAGGACTGTCCGCATCTTTATCACGCTGTACACCGAATACACCTGGAAAAAGCTCTAAGAAGATCGAAATCGGTCTCGGGAAATAACAGCTTTCTGAGAGCTATAATATTTGCGCAGTGGGCATTGTCTCCTCAGTGAAAAAATCTTGGCTCGCAGTGGAATTTCGTGAGCCAAATGCAGCATCGCGCCACAGAAAAGATGTGCAATCACAAAATCGGtggacagaaaggaagaaggtaAGTAGCGTAAGCACATTCTTGGTTCCGAAGGTTCAGATATTTTCCGTACTCTGACTAGGACACAGTGCTAAGGTTAAAGTGGGACGTTGTTGCTCTCGCCTGTGGATCAGCAGTATCGTGTGTTCGAATGGGCTCTTCACTGGCTGCGTGTTCCAGGTTACAAAAACTGCCCTTCGCTAGACGCAGGAGCTCAACAAAGCCGCATCAGCATAAGAGTCAGTTCGGTACTCATCCCAACTAAAAAAATGTTATCAACCCAGCCTGTTTCTCAGTTCCGCCGTGCATATGGTTTATATTTCCTGTGTTAGCCGCAAACCAGGGACGAGCAATAGAAAATGGAAAGGTAGCTCCTGCTTGCTTTAAATCCCCAGTTCATGGCAACAAGCATTTGCGAAGCACACTCGGTAAAAATCGCGCACTGCCTGGCTACACGGACAGTCATAGTCACTTCCGAAAACATTTACACAAATTCGCTTTCTCATTCAGATGTCAAGAGGCGAGCTTCGGGCGTGGAACAGGCAGAGTAGATTCTTGCTAACTCTTGCGGAACGTCATATACGAGGTAGAGGAGACTCATACTCACCCCTTCAAAAATCAATGAATGCCTTAGCTTGGCGCCCCACGAGGGCATGAAAAAAAGTACTCAAGGGTAGCTCACTTGATCGAGCAGGAAACCGGGGGCAAAAACACCAACTAATCCTGACCAGAAAAACTCCATCTTCAGTTCAGTGCAATATCAGGCATTCACCGCACCGCCGTTCACCTCGAGTTCAGGATATCTTTTTTCAGTTCTAGTAAACACGCTTCTGACAACGTATAGATCGCTCTGAAACCTACTACATCTGATGCACAACCGTGTCTCTCGATCACATACGTTCATACTTCCCTAGTTCCCATCTTCTCGTTTTACCGAAAGGCCATCAGCGTCCACAACATGgatttctgtgtctgttcgTTCGGGGACTAACGAAAAAGTAGGGTCTACGTTAACTACTCAATGAATGTCGACTGTATATCGTGGTGACCGTCTTCGGGCCGACATGACAGTTTCTGCATTGGCCACATATCAAGAGGAAAGGCATAGCGTTGTCGCAGGTACTGCCACACAACTCTACACAAACTCAACAGACTCCTGCACAACACTGCAGCACCGTCCCGACGTGGAGTTCCTTCGTCTGTATGCTGCATGCTCTGCTGATTCACTTCGTAACTTGTTCTGCTTATGATGCTCGAGGCAGCTTCCTACGTAATCCCCTTCAGCGCGATCTAGCATCTCTTAAGAGGTTTCCATATTGTGATACAACTGGTAAATGGCACACTACTAAATGACACCATCCTTCGTCAGAGGTTCCCCCAGAACCTATCCATCACTGTCTGTGCTGCATATCCGCTGGATGACCTATACGACCGTGGTTTCTTTAGCTTGCAATAAAACTGTTCTGTGTCCACATGACGACGAAAGTAGTTTCACGCAAAGTGTTTCTGGCCGCGCTAAGCGTGCGTGCATCGACCAGGTGATGTCGCGTAAAGGGTGCTCAGCTGTCATCGATGTGGCTCCTTCAGATGCACCCATTTTTCTTGCCAGATTACAAATAAAGCTTGCATACTGAAGGAAAGATGAGACAATCGTGCGCTCGCGTATCTGCTGTAGGTGGCATGTACACAGCGCCTGATAGCTTCGATATGACGACGAAATCAACATGATCGTGAGCAGGCCGCTGCGTCTTACATCATTTGGAAGGAAACCAAGTGGACCCTGAGACAGGACCTGATCGGAAAAAATCATTTTGGTGTTTTTCTTTAGGTGAGCGGTTGGGCAGCATCGTTCGCGCCCCAGTGTACCCCGCTTTACCGATAGCATTTCGTTCCACCGAGCTTACGTGGCTGCTCTCAACCTTCCCTACCAGTTTTCCATTCCGAAATCACTAAGAATTAAAACACACAGGGGTGACATTCATGAAAGGCAATGCAACGTTCAAACGACGAAAACAAAAATTGAAGATAAGGGAGGCGCGATCAAGAACACACAACACCAGCGTTGCCGCTGCGTGCAGCCAGTACCTAAACACCACACCGACACAGAAATGCAGTGTTCATCAGATGGACATTATACCTTTTGTCCATCAGGGGGTAAGGTAGCATTAAACAGATATACCGATGTAGCCGATAAAATGCCGACAGCGTGACCCCACGTGTACGTGCCGTCACAGTGAATCCGCTGTGAAGCTGACACTGGAATAAAAACAGAATATCAACAAGCTAGGCCACCCATAAGGACGCCTTCCTCCGTAGTTTCAATGGGACTGGCGATCGGTGCTATGGATGATACCCCAGGCATACGTTGCTACACACAGACAACACACCACGGGCGGTGCCTGTCACTATATTACGGCCGACACCTAGACTCTAGGTGAGCTCTGATGTCACACAGTCGTGCCGCATTCCACCAAAATTTGTAACCTGCGCCTGCCCCAATCGAGCCATGGAAAGTAGCTCACCTGCGACCCCAAATCACGTCA from Toxoplasma gondii ME49 chromosome VIIa, whole genome shotgun sequence carries:
- the AP2VIIA5 gene encoding AP2 domain transcription factor AP2VIIa-5 (encoded by transcript TGME49_203690) — its product is MLLVKKPQEVATAAKTGSSGSLCRTESARSEEETSSCIYVGELACRSSSLTEEPSSEGSVSGTAMREEGRGRKSVSCLSAEAGGELQNVPLLCKPGGTLPPDLPTHMSAACSKQEDCAAKANGQGKENLFEKDSSWVSLPRSQPRPSSPVSPFPSASVTQCAQHFSCSTASPSLCIDLTSASSPSSAPCLSSLPSYYPSSASPSSSPVAVCSPSPRTLTAVSTSQSSPASSATARDQQASSPVSGPQRAVLDSSLIADRDSEDRAHAADSGCDRSSTSSSCSMRPQCQRDCAGTHTASSGSVRCDGTGDSQDWTAKSCSPSLVFSSLHSSSPSTAQALSGSPTDGSVLRASRAASTLPVPPSPVSSSLCQPLASSFSSSSPSQDSSLGTSSRSLQSACDSGRSVTLEQPSGGVRPGSVSEVASDTRVHGRTSSRCDGDVPEHETTPRVGSNGDKEDDPSEDKVSASISSLSGDTHPSPVSSDLQLQLRTEKASLVRSETASDVSACSCTPDSLLRRNDSCDSSVPTLPASAQHTGEVCAAAHGACVVAACGERQAASRLGFPFSVDKTATMFPCLASSCGSQRVPGSEGEARLNDLTSAFELFRPHASAFPCTVAQQAEVYVQLLTGLVKLRASFWRSTTRSHAFSFHIFQIRNAKTDSDLGPYREIFEPLFSRLGLPLTHTPAVPHLAEWVLLKNLSSDKEVEEEQKGNLDSLMGDEHGQQDDHALRGFERGAASARKWSRGSRGHAKELASASQRRRSSSTRSPSPSLSDENDVIGSSPFSGEGLDGQRCSAFAPLQSDGERHVSPITELVKQDGPRSLGRALDTVYEALDRLFISSKEAHDFCLTPAFPEAIFEPPQDAMALERVRVGHQPRTLSSSAFAAERLGLAPLSRLRSGSLGETERRCSTPIVGRGSGTVTASLSARLSSFFPQPYGKQSFSRSGGTPAALSHPDHGLRLFRYPGFTGRRDWRGEDLPVGSLSLHHHDAQLLSGEVPVSPASSAVSSVPPLASPQGHEISSSFGVSPSLPLPHPPLSNPFQSEAGYLHASAGEGSAAGLAQAVSEVSSSQRALSGSAVLVAEGILSQSGRMTTRGAAAAIQAGINRDTETAERSVSGDGVFGEGRSIHSSLQDSVIGTAASNTGSSSSLDQGISQAHVSEGMMLLESKREKSGAGPMEASVPVSSGLPSVASCSEEGCLGSTNAAVCRLFDDAKQQDLSQTMGLLTPNLAKQGGGPGSVASACVANPILTSLHANGSPGIAGAGQPAAMLRQLSCQPRSHLSVVHPTSLALPVAGPPSGALAPVSPTDLTGQGTIFPVSSVDGAPPSRPLNTQRGSGAVSISSSASVPVSQPGGAPVSQETPSASSGDGLKTSVPPGSSEKDERPSGSAGTVSGTSGEVGGTKQGLSVFSSSSCATLPAGAPSLPLAISFTPLQLQQLQLHPSNVALFTNLSLPSSSTVLSQQTGTCVASPMFVAGGGNVSLSQLTGSVSGQNPACSAAFPLPSSPTGDPAANVFGSSQSQATNGLAINTSPGFLLQNLPGVSGGGNAAPSLRAQVTPSGQLFLSYSLSSGTTPGTTSVSSTPVGGTPFGGVKCGTLNVPFIRMPSTTTAVSTPGAFGASRDTSEAGQSTGSESRGGLPSYQGSAPVGGAVPVVPGALAAAGSVLSAGARSVSFCEPRVHGGIERQGALAGPGALSAATVGPEDDTLCRASDGGMSQKGDARGPDDGQGTRDTATGSNSLSDPTSRSPFPLFQLFRNGWWATPIPPEDPPLDRDATEALLPFLPSFPAVVYDKEEHCFFSLWRMKDGLVQRRRCECAVLGVREAHRQAVQTVCRLTRRPPGVVYDCKSGKWSVCVTRHNGRHRASFSVKKFGFEGAHEKAMDWYEAKRVQLGLHDNPTCAEIVDFDAGVKANPAALLDIVRKAVDAAPPAQPVRAPPPAQKGETPLDAEDGREESNDQDKKNAGSAGGVDGGDTSAGPLAAAVRPPRNAASGLGANAAGSDSLPASGSASSNSSSASPPASSTAVSFSALKQDGETAAPGEGGNNPEKAAVRNEEDNAHVKQCESCSVNEKENFQAERGLHAPCNEQSANSAVTVSGDTGLQRGPERGTAQANDVEATRMETNTEPPVSVLSTSQGTAGVSAVCSVPRAFGGESTCHTTDVQPSTAASSSLPGSQTAARITSFTLLRHSQGMSSDRASPASPPALSAEATLSATVSLPDSGAGPEPIKSSLAMAVECGKVVTNNRDIFHAMELPVLKNLRESTGDLGRFATCIAGGDVQFTSCGYPALTESARSGAKSSRGEESQSESGSACSVGLRDSLEERTSSHTAEVVAGQPTAACTIYDETTFDQDAQTQFPWSAVSRIGSPVKVILERSLTSGIPCGGNGRRQGSRGLNASNAPRARAADKSNANKENKEEGLQGNDKGNPGEEAGNTVEIKVECAPSSEVNICPTQALRAHHDADVFRSVVPESPNGRHHGRQDEEGHERSKLDCSPPTDREAASSVLLTDGDRACSGCADQVTPSAKPPTGRTTGGEENRASVSSCEGMATAIKGSGDGVRADPGARKRACEEDPMELKKRKCGTESLSSCLEVGEPATA